One stretch of Brachyhypopomus gauderio isolate BG-103 chromosome 10, BGAUD_0.2, whole genome shotgun sequence DNA includes these proteins:
- the LOC143525119 gene encoding uncharacterized protein LOC143525119 isoform X1, translating to MGLQLTLILTCLFCYKAFALTCSQHTLEQSPGICTQTVGGCAGIRVTLTTEGAGAPPMDLELKSCVAPAECVNGSLNLGLVKIVTNCCNTDLCNNQTVAGQPEQPPNGKRCYTCDGHTCSGNITCQGDENQCISASVPAGGNNMPMKGCATKSMCDGIASLQQKFGIMIMSCCVGNLCNPDPSPSPKPNPSPSPSPSPKPNSSPSPSPKPNSSLKPNPSPKPSPNTSPKPNSSLKPSTSPKPNSSLKPNPSPKPNSSLKPSTSLKPNPSPSTSPKPNSSLKPSTSPKTNSSPSPSPNSSLKPNPSPKPSPNTSPKPNSSLKPSTSPKPNSSLKPNPSPKPNSSLKPSTSPKPNSSLKPSTSPKTNSSLKPSTSPKTNSSLKPNPSTSPKPNSSLKPSPSSKPNSSLKPNPSPSTSPKPSPSTSPKPNPRTSPSPNNGNMVNLSLFLMLGPLLPSFFFH from the exons ATGGGTCTGCAGCTCACACTGATACTCACCTGCTTGTTTTGCTACAAAG CTTTCGCACTGACATGTAGTCAGCATACACTAGAGCAATCTCCAGGAATATGCACGCAAACAGTTGGTGGGTGTGCCGGTATCCGTGTGACTTTAACTACAGAAGGAG CTGGTGCACCACCGATGGATTTGGAGCTGAAGTCTTGTGTTGCCCCTGCTGAGTGCGTCAATGGGAGTTTAAACCTGGGACTGGTGAAAATAGTTACTAATTGCTGCAACACTGATCTTTGCAACAACCAAACAGTGGCAG GTCAACCAGAACAACCTCCCAATGGGAAACGCTGCTACACCTGTGATGGTCACACCTGTTCAGGAAATATCACATGTCAGGGAGATGAAAATCAATGTATCAGCGCATCAG ttcCTGCAGGAGGTAATAACATGCCAATGAAGGGATGTGCAACCAAAAGCATGTGTGATGGGATTGCATCTCTCCAACAGAAATTTGGCATAATGATAATGAGCTGCTGTGTGGGGAACCTGTGTAACCCTGACCCTAGCCCAAGCCCTAagcctaaccctagccctagcccAAGCCCTAGCCCTAAGCCTAACTCTAGCCCAAGCCCTAGCCCTAAGCCTAACTCTAGCCTTAagcctaaccctagccctaagcCTAGCCCTAACACTAGTCCTAAGCCTAACTCTAGCCTTAAGCCTAGCACTAGCCCTAAGCCTAACTCTAGCCTTAagcctaaccctagccctaagcCTAACTCTAGTCTTAAGCCTAGCACTAGCCTTAagcctaaccctagccctagcACTAGTCCTAAGCCTAACTCTAGCCTTAAGCCTAGCACTAGCCCTAAGACTAACTCTAGCCCAAGCCCTAGCCCTAACTCTAGCCTTAagcctaaccctagccctaagcCTAGCCCTAACACTAGTCCTAAGCCTAACTCTAGCCTTAAGCCTAGCACTAGCCCTAAGCCTAACTCTAGCCTTAagcctaaccctagccctaagcCTAACTCTAGTCTTAAGCCTAGCACTAGTCCTAAGCCTAACTCTAGCCTTAAGCCTAGCACTAGCCCTAAGACTAACTCTAGCCTTAAGCCTAGCACTAGCCCTAAGACTAACTCTAGCCTTAAGCCTAACCCTAGCACTAGTCCTAAGCCTAACTCTAGCCTTAAGCCTAGCCCTAGCTCTAAGCCTAACTCTAGCCTTAagcctaaccctagccctagcACTAGCCCTAAGCCTAGCCCTAGCACTAGTCCTAAGCCTAACCCTAGGACTAGCCCCAGCCCTAACAATGGAAACATGGTTAATCTGAGCTTATTCCTCATGCTGGGACCTCTACTGCCCTCCTTCTTCTTCCACTGA
- the LOC143525119 gene encoding uncharacterized protein LOC143525119 isoform X3, which translates to MGLQLTLILTCLFCYKAFALTCSQHTLEQSPGICTQTVGGCAGIRVTLTTEGAGAPPMDLELKSCVAPAECVNGSLNLGLVKIVTNCCNTDLCNNQTVAGQPEQPPNGKRCYTCDGHTCSGNITCQGDENQCISASVPAGGNNMPMKGCATKSMCDGIASLQQKFGIMIMSCCVGNLCNPDPSPSPKPNPSPSPSPSPKPNSSPSPSPKPNSSLKPNPSPNTSPKPNSSLKPSTSPKPNSSLKPNPSPKPNSSLKPSTSPKPNSSLKPSTSPKTNSSLKPSTSPKTNSSLKPNPSTSPKPNSSLKPSPSSKPNSSLKPNPSPSTSPKPSPSTSPKPNPRTSPSPNNGNMVNLSLFLMLGPLLPSFFFH; encoded by the exons ATGGGTCTGCAGCTCACACTGATACTCACCTGCTTGTTTTGCTACAAAG CTTTCGCACTGACATGTAGTCAGCATACACTAGAGCAATCTCCAGGAATATGCACGCAAACAGTTGGTGGGTGTGCCGGTATCCGTGTGACTTTAACTACAGAAGGAG CTGGTGCACCACCGATGGATTTGGAGCTGAAGTCTTGTGTTGCCCCTGCTGAGTGCGTCAATGGGAGTTTAAACCTGGGACTGGTGAAAATAGTTACTAATTGCTGCAACACTGATCTTTGCAACAACCAAACAGTGGCAG GTCAACCAGAACAACCTCCCAATGGGAAACGCTGCTACACCTGTGATGGTCACACCTGTTCAGGAAATATCACATGTCAGGGAGATGAAAATCAATGTATCAGCGCATCAG ttcCTGCAGGAGGTAATAACATGCCAATGAAGGGATGTGCAACCAAAAGCATGTGTGATGGGATTGCATCTCTCCAACAGAAATTTGGCATAATGATAATGAGCTGCTGTGTGGGGAACCTGTGTAACCCTGACCCTAGCCCAAGCCCTAagcctaaccctagccctagcccAAGCCCTAGCCCTAAGCCTAACTCTAGCCCAAGCCCTAGCCCTAAGCCTAACTCTAGCCTTAagcctaacc CTAGCCCTAACACTAGTCCTAAGCCTAACTCTAGCCTTAAGCCTAGCACTAGCCCTAAGCCTAACTCTAGCCTTAagcctaaccctagccctaagcCTAACTCTAGTCTTAAGCCTAGCACTAGTCCTAAGCCTAACTCTAGCCTTAAGCCTAGCACTAGCCCTAAGACTAACTCTAGCCTTAAGCCTAGCACTAGCCCTAAGACTAACTCTAGCCTTAAGCCTAACCCTAGCACTAGTCCTAAGCCTAACTCTAGCCTTAAGCCTAGCCCTAGCTCTAAGCCTAACTCTAGCCTTAagcctaaccctagccctagcACTAGCCCTAAGCCTAGCCCTAGCACTAGTCCTAAGCCTAACCCTAGGACTAGCCCCAGCCCTAACAATGGAAACATGGTTAATCTGAGCTTATTCCTCATGCTGGGACCTCTACTGCCCTCCTTCTTCTTCCACTGA
- the LOC143525119 gene encoding urokinase plasminogen activator surface receptor-like isoform X5, producing MGLQLTLILTCLFCYKAFALTCSQHTLEQSPGICTQTVGGCAGIRVTLTTEGAGAPPMDLELKSCVAPAECVNGSLNLGLVKIVTNCCNTDLCNNQTVAGQPEQPPNGKRCYTCDGHTCSGNITCQGDENQCISASG from the exons ATGGGTCTGCAGCTCACACTGATACTCACCTGCTTGTTTTGCTACAAAG CTTTCGCACTGACATGTAGTCAGCATACACTAGAGCAATCTCCAGGAATATGCACGCAAACAGTTGGTGGGTGTGCCGGTATCCGTGTGACTTTAACTACAGAAGGAG CTGGTGCACCACCGATGGATTTGGAGCTGAAGTCTTGTGTTGCCCCTGCTGAGTGCGTCAATGGGAGTTTAAACCTGGGACTGGTGAAAATAGTTACTAATTGCTGCAACACTGATCTTTGCAACAACCAAACAGTGGCAG GTCAACCAGAACAACCTCCCAATGGGAAACGCTGCTACACCTGTGATGGTCACACCTGTTCAGGAAATATCACATGTCAGGGAGATGAAAATCAATGTATCAGCGCATCAG GCTAG
- the LOC143525119 gene encoding uncharacterized protein LOC143525119 isoform X2 — MGLQLTLILTCLFCYKAFALTCSQHTLEQSPGICTQTVGGCAGIRVTLTTEGAGAPPMDLELKSCVAPAECVNGSLNLGLVKIVTNCCNTDLCNNQTVAGQPEQPPNGKRCYTCDGHTCSGNITCQGDENQCISASVPAGGNNMPMKGCATKSMCDGIASLQQKFGIMIMSCCVGNLCNPDPSPSPKPNPSPSPSPSPKPNSSLKPNPSPKPSPNTSPKPNSSLKPSTSPKPNSSLKPNPSPKPNSSLKPSTSLKPNPSPSTSPKPNSSLKPSTSPKTNSSPSPSPNSSLKPNPSPKPSPNTSPKPNSSLKPSTSPKPNSSLKPNPSPKPNSSLKPSTSPKPNSSLKPSTSPKTNSSLKPSTSPKTNSSLKPNPSTSPKPNSSLKPSPSSKPNSSLKPNPSPSTSPKPSPSTSPKPNPRTSPSPNNGNMVNLSLFLMLGPLLPSFFFH, encoded by the exons ATGGGTCTGCAGCTCACACTGATACTCACCTGCTTGTTTTGCTACAAAG CTTTCGCACTGACATGTAGTCAGCATACACTAGAGCAATCTCCAGGAATATGCACGCAAACAGTTGGTGGGTGTGCCGGTATCCGTGTGACTTTAACTACAGAAGGAG CTGGTGCACCACCGATGGATTTGGAGCTGAAGTCTTGTGTTGCCCCTGCTGAGTGCGTCAATGGGAGTTTAAACCTGGGACTGGTGAAAATAGTTACTAATTGCTGCAACACTGATCTTTGCAACAACCAAACAGTGGCAG GTCAACCAGAACAACCTCCCAATGGGAAACGCTGCTACACCTGTGATGGTCACACCTGTTCAGGAAATATCACATGTCAGGGAGATGAAAATCAATGTATCAGCGCATCAG ttcCTGCAGGAGGTAATAACATGCCAATGAAGGGATGTGCAACCAAAAGCATGTGTGATGGGATTGCATCTCTCCAACAGAAATTTGGCATAATGATAATGAGCTGCTGTGTGGGGAACCTGTGTAACCCTGACCCTAGCCCAAGCCCTAagcctaaccctagccctagcccAAGCCCTAGCCCTAAGC CTAACTCTAGCCTTAagcctaaccctagccctaagcCTAGCCCTAACACTAGTCCTAAGCCTAACTCTAGCCTTAAGCCTAGCACTAGCCCTAAGCCTAACTCTAGCCTTAagcctaaccctagccctaagcCTAACTCTAGTCTTAAGCCTAGCACTAGCCTTAagcctaaccctagccctagcACTAGTCCTAAGCCTAACTCTAGCCTTAAGCCTAGCACTAGCCCTAAGACTAACTCTAGCCCAAGCCCTAGCCCTAACTCTAGCCTTAagcctaaccctagccctaagcCTAGCCCTAACACTAGTCCTAAGCCTAACTCTAGCCTTAAGCCTAGCACTAGCCCTAAGCCTAACTCTAGCCTTAagcctaaccctagccctaagcCTAACTCTAGTCTTAAGCCTAGCACTAGTCCTAAGCCTAACTCTAGCCTTAAGCCTAGCACTAGCCCTAAGACTAACTCTAGCCTTAAGCCTAGCACTAGCCCTAAGACTAACTCTAGCCTTAAGCCTAACCCTAGCACTAGTCCTAAGCCTAACTCTAGCCTTAAGCCTAGCCCTAGCTCTAAGCCTAACTCTAGCCTTAagcctaaccctagccctagcACTAGCCCTAAGCCTAGCCCTAGCACTAGTCCTAAGCCTAACCCTAGGACTAGCCCCAGCCCTAACAATGGAAACATGGTTAATCTGAGCTTATTCCTCATGCTGGGACCTCTACTGCCCTCCTTCTTCTTCCACTGA
- the LOC143525119 gene encoding uncharacterized protein LOC143525119 isoform X4: MGLQLTLILTCLFCYKAFALTCSQHTLEQSPGICTQTVGGCAGIRVTLTTEGAGAPPMDLELKSCVAPAECVNGSLNLGLVKIVTNCCNTDLCNNQTVAGQPEQPPNGKRCYTCDGHTCSGNITCQGDENQCISASVPAGGNNMPMKGCATKSMCDGIASLQQKFGIMIMSCCVGNLCNPDPSPSPKPNPSPSPSPSPKPNSSLKPNPSPNTSPKPNSSLKPSTSPKPNSSLKPNPSPKPNSSLKPSTSPKPNSSLKPSTSPKTNSSLKPSTSPKTNSSLKPNPSTSPKPNSSLKPSPSSKPNSSLKPNPSPSTSPKPSPSTSPKPNPRTSPSPNNGNMVNLSLFLMLGPLLPSFFFH; this comes from the exons ATGGGTCTGCAGCTCACACTGATACTCACCTGCTTGTTTTGCTACAAAG CTTTCGCACTGACATGTAGTCAGCATACACTAGAGCAATCTCCAGGAATATGCACGCAAACAGTTGGTGGGTGTGCCGGTATCCGTGTGACTTTAACTACAGAAGGAG CTGGTGCACCACCGATGGATTTGGAGCTGAAGTCTTGTGTTGCCCCTGCTGAGTGCGTCAATGGGAGTTTAAACCTGGGACTGGTGAAAATAGTTACTAATTGCTGCAACACTGATCTTTGCAACAACCAAACAGTGGCAG GTCAACCAGAACAACCTCCCAATGGGAAACGCTGCTACACCTGTGATGGTCACACCTGTTCAGGAAATATCACATGTCAGGGAGATGAAAATCAATGTATCAGCGCATCAG ttcCTGCAGGAGGTAATAACATGCCAATGAAGGGATGTGCAACCAAAAGCATGTGTGATGGGATTGCATCTCTCCAACAGAAATTTGGCATAATGATAATGAGCTGCTGTGTGGGGAACCTGTGTAACCCTGACCCTAGCCCAAGCCCTAagcctaaccctagccctagcccAAGCCCTAGCCCTAAGC CTAACTCTAGCCTTAagcctaacc CTAGCCCTAACACTAGTCCTAAGCCTAACTCTAGCCTTAAGCCTAGCACTAGCCCTAAGCCTAACTCTAGCCTTAagcctaaccctagccctaagcCTAACTCTAGTCTTAAGCCTAGCACTAGTCCTAAGCCTAACTCTAGCCTTAAGCCTAGCACTAGCCCTAAGACTAACTCTAGCCTTAAGCCTAGCACTAGCCCTAAGACTAACTCTAGCCTTAAGCCTAACCCTAGCACTAGTCCTAAGCCTAACTCTAGCCTTAAGCCTAGCCCTAGCTCTAAGCCTAACTCTAGCCTTAagcctaaccctagccctagcACTAGCCCTAAGCCTAGCCCTAGCACTAGTCCTAAGCCTAACCCTAGGACTAGCCCCAGCCCTAACAATGGAAACATGGTTAATCTGAGCTTATTCCTCATGCTGGGACCTCTACTGCCCTCCTTCTTCTTCCACTGA